One region of Phragmites australis chromosome 18, lpPhrAust1.1, whole genome shotgun sequence genomic DNA includes:
- the LOC133898442 gene encoding uncharacterized protein LOC133898442 codes for MDSSDSSCSRTRSGLVRGSPPVVKALSKDEAVTKGPPDGWMKEDMPVGTRSGLVRGSPAVKALIKDEPVTKGLPDGLLKEEMPSRTRSGLVRGSPIVKREDMPVGTRSGFVRGSPAIKTLSKDEPVIKGLADGWLKEDKHLGTRSGLIRGNLSVKALNKVEPVTKGQPDGWLKEDKPVRTRSGLVQGSLAVKTVSKDDSVIAGLPDGWRREYRPRKNESCQKNDPYYIDPVSGYEFRSLKDVHRYLQTGDIRQCSVRPKKGTIYDVCITENQTHTSTSQHTRPGTADKAIQCEILTSEGIMLPWVDLFTPFRGSNTEHMMSVESGSMNAMEGYGNRLETSEHNSVQPVSAQRTQRQSKSGKRKEQNVEVKSKKRKTSPAATPVRVSPRLAALNVQHEVSVEPKDQPNSINLVNQVHTIEENINDQSQISQSSTMNKQHGNEESTFNQVWSSQADTVNGTWALRENTTNHLQPSQVDTMNHVQTNQENTAHELQSSLADTVIPIQTMQKYTTDQPSLADTMNHVQTNQENTAHELQSSLADTVIPIQTMQEYTTDQPSLADTMNHIQTNQENTSNQLQSSLADTFIPISATQECTSDHSQPSSADTMNQMQANKENTSDQLQVSQADTVTQIQIMQENMTKQSQLSQADTVNQIHINLENTTNHLQPNYAENPMLQAGFSWAPELNGGAPITDFWKNVENQDSSVPMQIDGAPVASFPTNVKFQNAAAEPVIPLTQAALPGTASDQSGLAFPSLFGNAWSDPCIEFAFKTLTGDIPVLDDTAAVIDYFPQQQDLNKGSTTNCSASAFDNTRNRTQVDVNLPVPRPSDKLYNGSWFPPQ; via the exons ATGGATTCCAGCGACAGTTCATGTTCTAGAACACGAAGTGGGCTTGTGAGAGGAAGCCCCCCTGTTGTGAAG GCTCTAAGCAAGGATGAAGCAGTCACGAAGGGGCCTCCTGATGGATGGATGAAAGAAGACATGCCTGTGGGAACGCGGAGTGGGCTTGTAAGAGGAAGCCCTGCTGTCAAG GCCCTAATCAAGGATGAACCAGTCACAAAGGGGCTTCCTGATGGATTGTTGAAAGAAGAAATGCCTTCTAGAACGCGGAGTGGGCTTGTCAGAGGAAGCCCTATTGTTAAG AGAGAAGACATGCCCGTTGGAACACGAAGTGGGTTTGTCAGAGGAAGCCCTGCTATCAAG ACTctaagcaaggatgaaccagTCATTAAGGGGCTGGCTGATGGATGGCTGAAAGAAGACAAACATCTTGGTACACGAAGTGGCCTTATTAGAGGAAATCTTTCTGTCAAG GCTCTCAACAAGGTTGAACCAGTCACAAAGGGGCAGCCTGATGGATGGCTGAAAGAAGATAAGCCTGTTAGAACACGAAGTGGCCTTGTCCAAGGAAGCCTTGCTGTTAAG ACTGTAAGCAAGGATGATTCAGTCATTGCGGGGCTGCCTGATGGATGGCGGAGAGAATACAGGCCAAGAAAGAATGAATCATGTCAGAAGAATGATCCG TACTACATTGATCCAGTCAGTGGATATGAATTTCGCTCTCTGAAGGATGTGCACCGTTATCTTCAAACAGGAGACATCAGACAGTGCTCTGTGAGACCAAAGAAGGGAACCATCTATGATGTTTGTATAACAGAAAACCAAACTCAT ACGAGTACATCACAACACACAAGGCCAGGTACTGCTGATAAGGCTATTCAGTGTGAAATATTAACATCAGAAGGTATCATGCTGCCATGGGTGGACCTTTTTACTCCATTTAGAGGAAGTAACACTGAACATATGATGTCAGTAGAGTCTGGGAGCATGAATGCAATGGAAGGGTATGGCAACAGGCTTGAAACTTCAGAACACAACAGTGTTCAACCGGTCTCTGCACAACGTACTCAAAGGCAATCTAAATCTggtaaaagaaaagaacaaaatgtTGAGGTGAAATCCAAGAAGCGTAAAACAAGTCCTGCAGCGACACCTGTCCGAGTGTCGCCCCGCTTAGCTGCACTGAATGTTCAGCATGAAGTAAGCGTGGAGCCCAAGGATCAACCGAATAGCATAAATCTTGTCAACCAGGTACATACTATAGAAGAGAACATTAACGACCAGTCACAGATTAGCCAATCAAGCACCATGAATAAACAACATGGTAATGAGGAAAGCACTTTCAATCAGGTATGGTCGAGCCAAGCAGACACTGTTAATGGAACGTGGGCTTTGCGGGAAAACACTACCAATCACTTGCAGCCAAGCCAAGTAGACACTATGAATCATGTACAGACGAATCAGGAAAACACTGCCCATGAGTTACAGTCGAGCCTAGCAGACACTGTCATTCCAATACAGACCATGCAGAAATACACTACCGATCAGCCAAGCTTAGCAGACACTATGAATCATGTACAGACGAATCAGGAAAACACTGCCCATGAGTTACAGTCGAGCCTAGCAGACACTGTCATTCCAATACAGACCATGCAGGAATACACTACCGATCAGCCAAGTTTAGCAGACACTATGAATCATATACAGACGAATCAGGAAAACACTTCCAATCAATTACAGTCAAGTCTAGCAGACACTTTCATTCCAATAAGTGCTACTCAGGAATGCACTAGCGATCACTCACAGCCGAGCAGTGCTGATACTATGAATCAAATGCAGGCGAATAAGGAAAACACTTCTGATCAGTTACAAGTAAGCCAAGCAGACACTGTCACTCAAATACAGATAATGCAGGAAAATATGACCAAGCAATCGCAGCTGAGCCAAGCAGACACTGTGAATCAGATACACATCAATCTGGAAAACACTACCAATCACTTGCAACCAAATTATGCTGAAAATCCTATGCTGCAGGCTGGTTTCTCTTGGGCTCCTGAACTGAATGGTGGAGCACCTATTACAGATTTCTGGAAAAATGTTGAAAATCAGGACTCATCGGTTCCCATGCAAATAGATGGAGCACCTGTTGCAAGCTTTCCAACAAATGTGAAGTTCCAAAATGCGGCAGCAGAACCTGTTATACCGCTGACACAGGCTGCGCTGCCTGGAACAGCTTCTGATCAGTCTGGGTTGGCCTTTCCATCTCTTTTTGGAAATGCCTGGTCAGATCCCTGCATTGAGTTTGCGTTCAAAACCCTTACAGGTGACATTCCTGTTCTGGACGACACTGCAGCTGTCATAGACTACTTCCCTCAGCAACAAGACTTGAATAAAGGCTCAACAACAAACTGTTCAGCTTCTGCTTTTGACAATACCAGAAACCGTACACAAGTCGATGTCAACCTCCCAGTGCCGAGGCCATCGGATAAGCTCTACAATGGCAGTTGGTTCCCTCCCCAGTGA